The proteins below are encoded in one region of Sulfolobus islandicus Y.N.15.51:
- a CDS encoding DNA replication complex GINS family protein produces MIEVKLRAIKRLSNTYIRRVMIIEDWNGSSITAGNVELIKGSENQLPQWLAIILEEKNVAKIEDRISIEDLGRILFQERQNANTPASLVPLGKDFSSRVQLYLETLKRDKNVESLEKLRKSISILNEIIKIRLRKLIQLAFLNIDDQNLINGMTEEELLIYKTIKQLIKELYGDIIGNS; encoded by the coding sequence GTGATTGAAGTAAAACTTAGAGCTATTAAAAGATTGTCCAATACTTACATTCGCCGAGTTATGATAATAGAGGACTGGAATGGGAGCTCGATAACAGCGGGTAACGTTGAGTTAATAAAAGGAAGCGAAAATCAGTTACCACAATGGTTAGCTATTATCTTAGAAGAAAAAAACGTAGCAAAAATAGAAGATAGAATTTCGATCGAAGATCTGGGAAGAATTCTTTTCCAAGAAAGACAAAATGCGAACACACCAGCATCTTTAGTTCCCTTAGGTAAGGATTTCTCAAGCAGAGTACAACTTTATCTCGAAACCTTAAAGAGAGACAAGAACGTTGAGAGTTTAGAAAAACTTAGAAAATCAATAAGCATACTGAATGAGATCATTAAAATAAGACTAAGAAAACTGATTCAGCTCGCATTTCTCAACATCGATGATCAGAACTTAATTAACGGGATGACAGAAGAAGAGCTTTTAATCTATAAAACAATAAAACAACTTATTAAGGAATTGTATGGTGATATAATTGGAAATTCCTAG